Genomic segment of Arachis hypogaea cultivar Tifrunner chromosome 16, arahy.Tifrunner.gnm2.J5K5, whole genome shotgun sequence:
TGAACACTGCCAAAGGCACGCCCCGGTGCTTAGTATTCCAGCCGAAGAGCTACACCAGTCAACGGTAAGCTGGCCATTTCATAAATGGGGAATTGATATCCTCGGACCTTTTCCCACGGCACCCAGACAGGTAAAATTTTTAGTTGTGGCAATCGATTACTTTTCCAAATGGATTGAAGCTCAACCTCTAGCCAGAATTACATCGGTACAAATGATATCCTTTGTTTGGCAACACATAATCTGTAGATTCGGCATACCTCAACATATTGTGACTGATAATGGTCGCCAGTTCATAGACCATAATTTTCAGACTTTTTTGCAGAATTTAAAAGTTAAACAACACTTTTCTTCAGTAGAGCATCCTCAATCCAATGGTttagcagaagctgccaacaaggtCCTCCTCCAAGCTCTAAGGAAGAAGCTCGATAACGCTAAAGGCCTTTGGGCCGAGCTTGTTCCGGAGATCTTATGGGGATACAATACTTCGGTACATTCAACAACAAAGGAAACACCATTTCGCTTGGTGTATGGTTCAGAGGCAATGATTCCGGTTGAGATATCACAAAGCTCCTTGAGAACACAACATGAAGCCCATGACGAAGCACGCCGGGCCGAGCTTGACTTGATTGAAGAAGTCCGTGCTATAGCCACAATTCGGCAAAAAGCATTGCAACAACGAATAGCTCAACGTCATAACAAAACTGTCAGGCCACGATCATTCCACCAAGGAGATTTGGTATTACGAAAAACTGAAACAGCCCGCAAGCCACCTTCCCACGGCAAGCTCGCCGCAACATGGGACGGACCTTATAGAGTACGTCAAGTGATCGGTAAAGGCGCCTATCAGCTAGAGGAATTAGATGGAACAACACTTCCTAGCACTTGGAATGTTACCTCATTGAAGAAATACTACAGCTAACAAGGTGCAGCACgctagtactctttttcctaactTGAGATTTTTCCATATATGGTTTTGCTCaagaaggttttaacgaggctagcttACCTATCTCAAATGTAAAGGTACTGCACTGAATAAAATTTGTTTTACAATATCTATATACAACTCTATATATTTCATATACATTGTCTCCCATTTAAAATCTGGCAATCCAGACATCTATATATCATCGGCCAAACCTTAAGTCGCATTGATAACTCATGCGCAAACCGCTGCTGATAAAGCATCAATCAGCTTGTCAAATTAATCAGACCCTCAAACGGGAAcaaataaaattaggattaaccACGTCCTAATCCAACAGACATATCAGATAACAAAATAAGCAACGCCAAAACCATAATGGCCAAAACAACCGTATGTAAGTCATCAAACAGGAAACAAACAGTTCTTACAGGAATAACATCATTCCaatttaaaacaaacaaaaagataaCCCAAAATACAGCCTAATATCTTAGTCAGCCAAATTATCGTCCCCCTCTTCAGCTTCATCTTCATCGTCAACTAACTTACCATTCCGAACTACTTTACTCGGATCCATGGCAGTAAAATTGCTGCCAGGAAACAAAAACTTAGCCTGAATTACCGCACGCTCAAAACCTTCTGCAAAAGCATCTAGGACATCAGTCTGCCGACTAGATTCCATTTGCTTCAATTTCATCGTAACCTCAACGATTTGTTCACTCATAGAAGTCAATTCACCCTTCTTCTTCTCTAAAGCCTCAGAAACACTTTGATGCTTCTCCTTCTCAACcttcaatttctctttcacaGCAGCTAACTCCTTCTCAAGCTCGGCAAGCATATTCTCTTTCGTCTCAAGCTGACCTTTTAACTCGGTGCTCTCAGATGCACACTGTAACATTTTTCTATGTCTCTTTTCCTGGCTCCGACCAATGCTGGCTAGCCGAAAACCCAAAACCTGCGTTATTGCAAAACCAATTAATTGCTTAAAAAAGAATATGTATATTTTACAACACAGCAGACCTGCATGAATTGGTCTATTCCAAGATTGCCTACTTCATCAATACGAGTAATATCAGAAGCAGACTGCACAACTTCGTCCGCCACCACATTAAAAGGAAAATTCTTGTCCCACAGTGACGAACCATCACCTTTTTCCTCAAACGAGTGGAGCTTCTCTTGCTTCACGATAAAATTCGCCAATTCGTCAAGCTCAACCATCTTCTTCCCCTCCTCCAAGTTTTCCGACTTTCTCTTCTTAAATACGATACCTTTCTTTCTCGGAATCGGTTGATTCACCTCAACCTCCCCTTCCACTTTCTCCGGGTTAGAGGAAGAACCTTCAAAGTTTTTTAACTTAAAACGAGCCCTCATACTCGACGCTGAAACCCTAGGATATCTACCAcctgaaaacaacaaaacaaaactcTTAGAAATCAGAATTTAGCACGGAACATATGATCAACAAACCCTTACCCAAATATTCCACCACCGAAGCCCTATTTTCCTCCCAAGGCAACAAGTTAGAGACAGATATCAAACCGCCCAAATCAACCATTTccattaaaaaattgataatacaTTCATTCCGCGGCGAAATTAATTCAGGACCCAAAATATGATTAGGATGACAACACCAGAAAAGAGGAAACTGTTCGCCGAGATTCTCGTCCAAGTAGAACGGGAATTCCTTCTCCACCGATCTCACCTTAAAGAACATCTCTTTAAAGTCTTTGAAAGAGGATTTGTATAATTTAAAAACAGCAAATCCGGGTGTACTGTTCAAATTTACCCAGACACCTTTCCAAACGCCTTTTGCTTGAAAGAGTGAGAAAAAAAGCTCTACCTCAGGTTCAATACCTAGGAACTCCATTAATACCTCAAAACACTTTATAAAAGCCCATCCGTTAGGATGAACCTGGGACGGAGCACAGTTCATCTGCTTCAACACACTACATTCAAACTTTGAAAACGGCAATTTCACAAACAACTCCTCAAGGATACAACTATACAAATAAAAACTTTCAAAATCGTTTCTTCTGTGATAAACCCTATCCACACGGTTACACGGAATCAGTTCGATGTGAAAACCGGGCCTCGTTACTTTCTCTAAAGATATTGCTCTAACACTTTCTTCATCAAAGAACAAAGAGGCCCTAATTTTCACATCCTCACCAACCCAACCATATGACCCATCATCTTCCACCTTAGGCAGTAGCTTTACTTTCGAATCACCCATTTTACTTATCAGACGGAGAAAAGACGAaatgaagagaagagagaaagcagAAGTTCTAACCTCTTTTACTCATAGTTTAAAACCGCCTTTAGAAGACAAAGAGACTAAAACTCTCACACGAAAGTAACTCAACATCACTTCCTAGCCACTCTTTTAAGAAAATGTTTCATTTCCAAAGTTTAAATCCTGACCGTCCGTCCAAACCCACTTTTAATGGCATAAATGTCACTTTGGAACTTGCACCTGCATTGAAAAGACAGGCATCATCATTAACTGTTCAGGTAACTTTTCCTATGCTATAATAAATGCACCCCACTCGATATGTCAAGTTGAACTGGGGGCTCCTTACGCCGAGCTATAACTCGgtcaaatcaaaattcaaagctcaaccTGCCCTATCTACGTccaggctaagcttgggggctgtgatacGACCGTTATACATCGGTTACGATTTATAGCTCGGCGAACATCTTGATAACCGACGAATCCCCTATGCCGAGTTTATGGCAATAAACAACCTTATAATCAGTTACATCGGTTACGCCTTAAACGGTAAACTAAGAAATATGACTGTTACAGTATCTCGGTTATAAAAAGCAATCAGGAAGAATCGGTAAAGGTAGACCTTTCTTGACCCGTTAACTTCTAAGAATAACTCTTCtaaactgacttgagcgtcggagtactTTTGCAGGTACTTCCCCCCTCTTCCTTTTGGTTCTGCTGGCTGGTGGTGGAGTAATACAACTCGAGAATAAACTCGGCCTACCTTTACTCGGGGACGATTTATAGTTCGGCTGTAATCAGGCAAGAACAATAAGTATCTAAAATAAATACCAACTTAAATGTGCTCATAGCCAATACTCGCATTATTGCTCTtggaaaaatataagaaaatgtCTAGACAATGACAATCATAATGTAAGGGattaagtaattaattatatcttttttgtttttttgaaacactagagtaaagaaataaaataacccCAATGgacgaaaataaataattatattgaatTCGTGTTCATTATTGCTTTTCTTATAGAATGAGTAATGAataattctgttttttttttttttttcctcagaAAACCAGGTGCATGTCATGCGGAACAGAGTTTGCAGCTTATGCTTCCGAAACATAACATTCATAATTAATTTAGGAGACATCAAATTCAATTCGGATAGTGATATTTTTAAGAGTGCAAGGATTAATAATAATATAGCAATAAACTTGTTATACAAATAACCGATAAAAGCATCATTTAGATTGTGGATATTCTTGAAACACGCAttaaatttgtattaaaattctcttccttttttttccttctaaaaAACATTGGCTCTACAATAAAATTTGTATTGAAATAATTGATTTTGGTGAacatattttaaaatagatttaatttttattcacAAGCTAAGAAAGTTTCACATGTGCAtataattatgtaatattatcttaataaaattagttattttttttgttcattatgtaaataattattttaaaaaaacataataGTTATTTTTTGTGACTGTAATATTCTTTTTACTTCTCTAACCATAAACATTATAGTATCTATAAGTTAATAGCCAACAGAATCACTAGTTAAATCCCGTTTACTTTTCACATGAGGTTTTTTTGTAGACGAGAACTTACTTGTACTTATCTTCATGTgaaattgatatttaaaaataattagacgatttgataaatttgactaaattatctaACGATTGttaactattaacttcacataaaaaCAACGGTATGTAAGTCTTCAGTTTTTGTCCTTTTCTGCATACTACTATCGAAATCATCTTCTCCCATTCTATTTCATACCCCAAAAGCATTCTTAATTTCTTACAGTTAGTTTCTCTCCTTAATGGGAACTACCCAAGTGTATAGACTACAATAAATCTATTGAATTAACATTCCAATGAGTAAAACTGAAACCAACGCACTCATGGAGATAAAACTGATCTTGGTAGGTGAAGTAAAATGATTCCCTATGTGTAACTGTATCactaccccccccccccccccaaatatATTTTTTACCACTCAGAACCATCTGGGAAATTATCCAGCGCATCTTGTTTTCCATTGACATAGAAATCAACCACTGCCTTCATTCTTTCGAACTTATCAGGATGGTAGTTAATATGTACAATCACCGGCTTCAACTTCTTAAGTGAATTGTTTTTCCTAACTGTCTTGAACAGAACCTTGCTGTTCATAAAAAGGTACATATCCATTGTTCTTTTGGCTGCATAAACTCCATCATAACCAGGATGCGAAGGGAAAAAGAGCTCTTCGTTGAAAACGGCCTGGTCCCATGCTTTTGGATCCAGGGAAAGCCGGGTAGCGACACGATCTAGGAGCTCGATTGATGGAATAGTAGGCCTTATGTAAAAGAAACCAGAGTTGTAAACCCATATTCTCATCGTATGAGCATACCTCGCCCAACCCATCGAAGGTTCATCGAAGACATCATTATAACCGTAGGCTGTCATGTTATTGTGGCCATCAGACATTGATTCCACATCTGAATCTCTATAAAGATGATCAAATGGGTTCTGCAAGTATACAATATCAACATCCGAGAGAATAACACCATAACCCAGCTGCAAAAATTCTCTTAGAATACGAAATTTCAGTCCAGAGACAGCATGGTTATTACCTGCCTTGGCGACTGAATCAACATATTTATCCGGATCTCTTCTATATACCGGAACATCATTCAATTTGCAGAATTCTTCGGTTTCACTGTCTAAGGCAACTACTAAATAATTAGGTATGCCAACCTTCTTGATGTTGGTAAACCAGAGCTCCAACATTTCCTTCACATTGTAGGTTGCAAGGCAAACTATAAGTTCTTTATAAATAGCAACATCCTTCAAGATCTCTGCCAATCTTGGATTCACCGATTCGTCCGGAGCCACGGTTGGATTTGTCCTGAGACCCTTGACAGTGCCAAAAGGCCCAGCCTTGTGCTTCTCACCTAGCACAACAACCTGCTCCAGTGCATGACCCTTTCCTTGCTCCGCCATCCGCAGCTTCTCCATTAGACTCCTGACCTGTTTCTTGAGCTCAGAATTCTTCTCCCTCGCAGCCAGAATATCGGTTTTCAGCACATTAACTTGTTCCGGCAATACACACGCCACAGACGAAACCATCTTACAAACGAATAGCAAAAGCAAGAGCCATCATCAGACATTAAAGAACTATGCTAAACCAAACAACACAGAATCATAGCATTTGAATTTTAAGTGCCAAGTGCAATAGATCAACACTGATAATGATCAAAATACAGCATAAAAATATACAATAGTAATaaataaaccacaattttagccTCCAAAATATTCAGTTTCCGAAAAAATTATCCCCTAAGGAAATTAAATACTAATAGTAACAATACATCAACACAGTGCCAATTTCATTCAGCTCATTCTGAATTCAAAACCTTACAGTGATTTGAactgaaccaaaccaaaccctaaatttacaaaattctattttttgcTGCTCAAATATTGAAGCTAGAGAAAACATATACTTAAGATTGAAGGAAACAGTGATCACAGACAAATCAAAGTTAAGTGCAAGTTCTAATCAATTATAGtagattataatttaaataaaaaacagagagagaggaaaaagaaaaaagaaaaaagaaaacaacctgAGGATGTGAAATTCGAGTTTTGAGTTTGCGATGATGAGGACCGAAGAAGAGGCCATGCGGAAAGAGGAATGCGAAGACGCAGCCGACGATAACGCCGACGAGGACGGCGGCGGCGATCGGAGATCTGAAGAAGAGGGAGGAGTGGGCTTTGTCTTTGCTCAGCAACGCGTCTCTTCGACCCGCCATTGAAGAGgaaccttcttcttcttcgtgttTTTCACATTAAAATTGAcggaaaataataattaaaaaaaacaaaaggattttatttattatttattggttATTATTTTAATGGTTTTGGCTTTTTGAGCTGAGAGAAGAAGAGAGTAGAGTGGGAATCTTTGTTCTCTTGCAGCCACTTCACTACTCACTGCTAGTTGCCAACTTCAttctctttttactttttttttatacaacataattaattactaattacaCCCTCACTAATCACTGTAGGTTAGAAGAAAAATGCTAAAAAACCATccgaatttattgtttttagccatcgattagtcattaatattaaaaagtatagaataaaatatattattaaattattagactaaaaaaattatattaaaaaaattgaattgatagCTAAATAAtgagtaataataaaaaataataaattctaatagccTCTTAAtatttaaccatatgtgaaattgatagataaaaatcattaaataatttaatgagtttgactaaattattatttaataacccttaactatcaacttcatataaagTTAACTGAATTTTTCTCTAACAACATTAAATTATCTTTCATATTTATTAGCTAGTATTAAttcatatacaaaataaaatataaaaaaataattagtattagtATTAGTACAAATTTTGAGATTGATTTTTACTATTAACGTGAGAACGAAgaatttcaaaaagaatttgagtTTCTTTAATAAAACAGT
This window contains:
- the LOC140179740 gene encoding arabinosyltransferase RRA3-like; this translates as MAGRRDALLSKDKAHSSLFFRSPIAAAVLVGVIVGCVFAFLFPHGLFFGPHHRKLKTRISHPQMVSSVACVLPEQVNVLKTDILAAREKNSELKKQVRSLMEKLRMAEQGKGHALEQVVVLGEKHKAGPFGTVKGLRTNPTVAPDESVNPRLAEILKDVAIYKELIVCLATYNVKEMLELWFTNIKKVGIPNYLVVALDSETEEFCKLNDVPVYRRDPDKYVDSVAKAGNNHAVSGLKFRILREFLQLGYGVILSDVDIVYLQNPFDHLYRDSDVESMSDGHNNMTAYGYNDVFDEPSMGWARYAHTMRIWVYNSGFFYIRPTIPSIELLDRVATRLSLDPKAWDQAVFNEELFFPSHPGYDGVYAAKRTMDMYLFMNSKVLFKTVRKNNSLKKLKPVIVHINYHPDKFERMKAVVDFYVNGKQDALDNFPDGSEW
- the LOC140180332 gene encoding uncharacterized protein codes for the protein MGDSKVKLLPKVEDDGSYGWVGEDVKIRASLFFDEESVRAISLEKVTRPGFHIELIPCNRVDRVYHRRNDFESFYLYSCILEELFVKLPFSKFECSVLKQMNCAPSQVHPNGWAFIKCFEVLMEFLGIEPEVELFFSLFQAKGVWKGVWVNLNSTPGFAVFKLYKSSFKDFKEMFFKVRSVEKEFPFYLDENLGEQFPLFWCCHPNHILGPELISPRNECIINFLMEMVDLGGLISVSNLLPWEENRASVVEYLGGRYPRVSASSMRARFKLKNFEGSSSNPEKVEGEVEVNQPIPRKKGIVFKKRKSENLEEGKKMVELDELANFIVKQEKLHSFEEKGDGSSLWDKNFPFNVVADEVVQSASDITRIDEVLGFRLASIGRSQEKRHRKMLQCASESTELKGQLETKENMLAELEKELAAVKEKLKVEKEKHQSVSEALEKKKGELTSMSEQIVEVTMKLKQMESSRQTDVLDAFAEGFERAVIQAKFLFPGSNFTAMDPSKVVRNGKLVDDEDEAEEGDDNLAD